In Acidimicrobiales bacterium, the following are encoded in one genomic region:
- a CDS encoding DDE-type integrase/transposase/recombinase translates to MTPAEIIYQRRARVLDVARETGNVAATCRMFGVSRTTFYKWRSVAERYGVEALLPKDRRVPQMPNATPTWVVNELLTLAVVEPTLGCRQYSDRLDDRGYQIAKSTVQEILIRHGLGRRSARVARAAAVTAQTTGLVTEAAREDEPFGFCHFAARPGDLVALDSFYIGNLKGVGKVYQLTAIETATRWATVMIILGTPNGTVTARFLETVIRRYRRLGVTVRAVLTDNGPEYIARTFTTALAAKGLTHHRIPPRSPNHNAVCERFQGTALQEAWRPAFHRRRFTSTRQLQAEIDAWLINYNNRRRNHSDYMRGRTPRQMLNLHRNRQTA, encoded by the coding sequence GTGACCCCGGCAGAGATCATCTATCAGCGACGTGCCCGTGTGCTGGATGTCGCCCGCGAGACCGGCAACGTGGCGGCGACGTGCCGCATGTTCGGTGTGTCGCGCACGACGTTCTACAAGTGGCGCAGTGTCGCTGAGCGCTACGGCGTCGAGGCGCTGTTGCCCAAGGACCGTCGGGTGCCGCAGATGCCCAACGCGACACCGACCTGGGTGGTCAACGAGCTGCTCACCCTCGCCGTGGTGGAGCCGACGTTGGGGTGCCGCCAGTACTCCGATCGGCTCGACGACCGGGGCTACCAGATCGCCAAGTCCACCGTGCAGGAGATCCTGATCCGCCACGGGCTGGGCCGGCGATCCGCCCGCGTCGCCCGGGCCGCAGCGGTCACCGCACAGACGACGGGTCTGGTCACCGAAGCCGCTCGTGAGGACGAGCCCTTCGGGTTCTGCCACTTCGCGGCCCGGCCCGGCGACCTCGTGGCCCTGGACAGCTTCTACATCGGGAACCTCAAAGGCGTCGGCAAGGTGTACCAACTCACCGCCATCGAGACCGCCACCCGCTGGGCCACCGTGATGATCATCCTCGGCACCCCCAACGGCACAGTCACCGCCCGCTTCCTGGAGACCGTGATCCGCCGCTACCGGCGTCTCGGTGTCACCGTGCGGGCGGTGCTGACCGACAACGGTCCCGAATACATCGCCCGCACCTTCACCACCGCGCTGGCCGCCAAAGGCCTGACCCATCACCGCATCCCACCCCGGTCCCCGAACCACAACGCCGTGTGCGAACGCTTCCAAGGCACCGCCCTCCAAGAGGCCTGGCGCCCCGCCTTCCACCGCCGGCGCTTCACCTCCACCCGCCAACTCCAAGCCGAGATCGACGCCTGGCTCATCAACTACAACAACCGGCGCCGCAACCACAGCGACTACATGCGCGGCCGCACACCCCGCCAGATGCTCAACCTCCACCGCAACCGCCAAACAGCCTGA